The genomic segment AAATTGTCATTTACATCTAATGATAACCCACTTTTGTGGTTTTGACCTAAGACTAAATGTTATAACGaaagtcttattttgaaagggaaaaACACGCTATTTTTTGAGTTTGATGAGtgtaagtgtatttttttaggatgaATTTAAAAACATAGACATATTTATACTTCTGTGTCAAAACACGCATGGTGAGAGCCTAATTAACTAATGTTCTTGGCAAGGATGCTCCTTCTCCTCAAAGTGTGTCATTGTGGCACAATGTGGCAGTGGAAAACACATTTAGTCCAGACTGACCAATTACTCAATGACGACTTTGAAGAGGAAATGCGGTTTGGAAAAGTCTGTTCTTGTCTGGGGTCACAGTATGGTATTAAATAATAGGTCATTGTTTCTGTTGGGGGCAGgttacatcccaaaaaacacatTGTGAAGTATCCGTGATGATAAAAGATGCGGGGGACGTAGAAAAGAATGAAATATAACTGAGGTTTCCAATGgcgaaagaaacaaaaaaaagctgtcgAGCTTTAAGCTGCCGTCCATGAAGGGGAAACAAGTTTTAGGTTTCATATACGGGTGGGGTTTCTTATTTTTGCAAGAACAAAGGCCCTTAAATCGAAGACTGGTCTAAATAAAAGCTCTTTACATGTATTGTTAGACGATAAAATTACCAATTGCTGCATCATGGAAATATCACAAGATTTTCGATTTTGAAGGTTTGAGTTTTTGAGAACTTCTCTCTTCAGTgggaattttcttttttacttatGTACTTGTTATTTTACACTAGGGCCACTTAAAAAGGACTGAGTGGCCTggtagatgagtggttagcacgtcagtcACACAGTTCTGgcgttctgggttcgattccaggtcagttgacctgtgtggagtttgcatgttcgccctGGGCCTggttgggttttctccgggtactccgctttcctcccacattccaaaaacatacaggtTAGGCTCtgaattacccctaggtatgagtgtgagcgtaaatggttgtccattCACAACCATTTACTGATATATAAAATTGCACATAGTTCAGTATCTCATAGATGGATATGTTTATTGACATTGTCGTCATACACAATCCACATGAATTGAAAAGATGTAGCCCATTTTAACAGACTGTTTAAGTGAGATTGTGCTTGATGTTGACTTTTTAAAGTCTGCTGTTTTCCTCTACCTCTGTTTCCACTTCATTGGTTTCAAAAACAGGATTGGTCTGTCCCTGCCTGTGCCGCCTCTGAACCTCCTCATAAATTTGAAGAACCTGCATGCAGACAATTAGTGTGAGCTCGTGCCAACAAGGCGGAGAGAGAAATAACAAGAGCTGCTTTAGAAATGACCTTAGCTTTAGGGATAAGACCCACTCGGAAGAAAGCAATTTGGCCCTTTTCAATATTCGTGCAGTCTACCACAGTAGATGCGATATTCTCTGGTGATGGTCCATCACATAAAACTCCATCTACCTAACAATTGCAGGTCAATACAAGAACGATATCACAAGTCACAACAAACAATGGTTTATAGCCACCTTGTCTCCCAGTTTGGCATACACTTGATTATGGTGGGTCGTATCTGCTTCTCCTGTAGGGTTGGCTGAGGTCACAGCAACAGGACCCACCTACAAAAAATACTCATTATACATTTGTTAAATACAATCCAAGCCAATACATGAGGAAGAAACTCTTGTATATTCCCTCAATGGCCTATCACGAGATTCCATAGGCGTTTAGTAATTGGATATTATGTCTATGCAAGGGCAGTGAGTCAACCCCCCCTTACTAGATCAATGAGGTGGGTAGCCACAGAACAGTCTGGATTCCTAATAGCGATACTCTGGGGGGTCCCGATGTGTTTTGCAGCATCTCCTAAACCAAAGGCATCCATCCACGGGCCTGTGTGAGAGACAACACTAGGTAGCAATTTGTATAATAGGTCTGTCAATCTTGCAGAGGCAGCAAAGGAACTCATGAATTGCATTACTGGACAGATACAAGATATGTATACACTCCAATTCATGCTTTCAATTTGGTATACTAACATCAAGCACTGTGTTTTCCATAGTTGAAATAGCTCACACATTAAAAACATGTTGaattgattgttgttgtttgctgGAACCCTTTTGTGGTTATGCACTATATAATGTACACACCTCTGGGTATAACCATGCTGATGGATGACGGCCACGCGGCTTCCATGAAGTCCAGTAGCTGGGGGCTCAGCAAGTGTCGGACAGGGTCAAGCTGCTTGATGGAGGACAACCAGATGGACATGGGTCGGTCCTGCGCTTGTTTCTTCACCCTATAGAAAAGCTCAGCTGTTACAAAATAAGCAATATaatgaaaatacaatacaatgcaTAACCTTAATTTAGGAAAGATTGCTAATGCTTGTTACTCACTTGTATGCTTTGACAACTGCATCAGGCCTGTTGCAAGCTGCCACCAGCACATAGACGGTGTCAGTGGGCACCCCACATATTCCACCATTCTTCATGATGTCTGTAGGGGTGATGTTGGAGATCAACATTGTTTATACCCAATTTGAAGTGAGTATGCAGTAGTTTAGtatcaaaagaaataaaaaataaacgtaTTGGTATAGTATCATAAGTTAATAGCACACAGCAGATTGGCCTAAATGATACCAAAGGCAAGCACTAATATAAAACTTTCATCAAACTCCACTCTATAATCGTACCTGCAATTCGTTCAACAGATGTTGCCTTTCGAGCTGGCAGATGTGGGCATATTGAAAGCTTCCCTCCCAGAACTCCACTCAGCTTAATTAAAGGTTTCCCAAGAGGGATCTGAGGTGACTGGAAGGTACTATTAAAAATATGAGctgcaaaacaataaaaactaacCAGGCCAAAGATAATACTAACACCTATGTCATAACCATAAGGCAGCACACCGAGCGAGTCCATCAGGAAGCTGATGATAATAAGCTGGAATGTGAGTGCATAGACAAACCAGGCCATGTTAACAAACAAAGCAGCGATTGTCACCAAAATGTTAAACATCAGGAACGCAATGATGCCAACTGCCACGTTAAAACCTCTGGCATTGACGTACAGCCCTGCGTATCGTGTTGATCCCCAAACCGCCCACATCGTACCGTAGAGGATAAAAACAGTGCTCTCAAAGGTTTTTCCTCGGGAGAAAGCGACTGATCCGCAGATTAGCTGGAGGACGCCGCCGGCTACCACCACCCAAGGGAGCACCAACAGGGAAAACGCAGCTCTGTCTCCGACTGTAATAGCAAAAGTAGCTATCACGCCACAGGCATGGCCTAAACCCTCAGCATTTGCATACTTGGAGTACCCCAAGTGGGGTGCATGGAGTTCATTGTTATGGCATCGGAGAGTCAAGCCTTTCCTCCTGGTTACAAAGGCTTTAAAAAGGTTCTCTCCTGTAGGGATTTTCTTGACAGAGACCATGTTGTAAGTTGTTATTAAAAGCATACAAGCAGAGCCAATAAATATAACCGCCTGTACACCCTGACTTCCTTTCTGGAAAAAGCCTCGAGGGTGAGAAGCAATTGCTACACAATAGGCAACGAATAAAAGGTGATAGATGGCCTCCAACAAGCTTTTTTGACAGCTAAACAGTGTCAGGGTGAGGAAAAGTAGAGAAAAGACAACCGGGAAGGGAACAGGAGAGAGGGGTTCGATGGAGTAAAATGATAAGAGACCACTGGAGCCTTCTGCAAACTTCAACACTGCAGTGAAGCCGTAAAAAGTAGCAGAGAGTGGATCCAATGCTCGGTAGAAGAGGATACACACGATGAGCTGTAACATACCTGCCGTCCAAAGCCAAGGGACGTGGCCTACAGATAGTCGAGGGACCACACCCAATAGAGGACACGCCAAGACTGAGGCTGACAACAAATTCATCACCACGCCCACTAAGGCGAGGTCATCGCACCTACGTGGTTTATCAGTCTTAACCTGGACTTTTGTCTTAACACCAGCCCATGGGATTTCCACTCTTCCATGAGTAATAGTGGTCAACAGATGTCCAAAACCGAAATAACCCccaaagagacagacaagaaGATAGTTTGCAGCCATGGCAGTCCGACCAAAATCTTCGATTGATAGTTTGGCAATTTGATGGGCAGAAGCTAAGCTGATGCTAATAGCAATGATGAACAAAAGCAATTTTTTAGCCAGTAAGGCAACGCCAGCGATGACAAATAGGGCCAAGGCAATTGCGGCCAAGCCAGGGACGAATGAGGATCTGAGGTCTTCGACTTCAAGCACTCCTTGTCCAGCCATGATGTACAGCAGACTGGAGGCGCACCACAGTGCCGAAACTGTCAGACACAAGAAGGAGAACAAACTCCCACCGGATAGGCTCCGACATATACctttacgaaaaaaaagaaaaataatcatcccATTTTGATTTtgctaaatatatatagtaatcAGTTATTTCTGATAGTTAAGTTCTGAACAAACCTGCATATGCTACAGAGGCAGAAATAACTAGGAGCAGAACCCCAAGTGCAGTTTGGGGGATTAAATCTTTTAGGGGAGTGCTGCCATAGTCATTCACCAAAAGTAGGAGACAaccttaggcaaaaaaaaaagaaaacagttaGTTAAGTAGTACAACAATGGTGTTCCACAGAGCTCAATCTTAGAGGCCCTGCTGTtcttaaacaaataaatgtatgaatgaaaagGCTTACCAGCAGAGATGCCCAGTATACCAACAGACACATGTAGCTGAGCCATTGCAAagagatgtggaaaaaaacttcAACTCCGCTACACTTTTATACAGACCTGTGGAGCAACATCACATACACGTCACACATTCAAGTGTCAAATTACTGGAAAATAACCCCAACACCAATTAAATAAAGATCTAGTAATAGAAAGAAAAAGTAAGgaataaaatgtacacaatCTCCTATTACCAATAGTGTCTACAGATTAAAGTATTTAACAACAGAATTTATATTTAGTCCTGTTACAATGTCAAAGAGCCAAAACAAATGCTCAATACTTCAAACTTGTTAAAGAAATACTAGGAAGGATGACTAGAAGTATGATAGAAGACAAAAAGAAACACGAGTATGGAAGGATTCAGTATAAATGCAAAGATGCAGATGTATAAGTGCACTCTTATGAATGACATGAGGTCATCTATGTGGGAGGGGATaaccaaaaaaagcaaataaaaaagagAGGGTACACCCTACAAGAGTCACATCCCTTCTTGGAGAGCTGACTGACTGCTACAGACTTTGTGTAGAACTATTCAAGGTGAGACTGTTTATTAGTTTATAAGTAGTTATTGTTGCTTTTAGTAGTAATACATGTGTGTACTGTGTAAAGGTAAATAATAAAGTCGCCATGCTGACTCCAAACTTGATTTAACTTAAACCTGATGCATTTTTAATGCATGATAAATAGTGCATGATGTTGTCAGAAGTGATAActggtattttaatttttttttgttactactctcccatttcaaatggattggatgtctaacaGAAGCTGTAGCATGGCCAAGCAAGTGGCCGTTATTCTCTCCGGTTGTGGAGTTTACGATGGCACCGAGATCCACGAGGCGTCGGCTGTTCTGGTTCATCTGAGTCGGGCTGGAGCCAAAGTAATACTACACTATTTTTGGATACTTTCACACAGTTTGAAAAAACACTCACACTCTGCAATGTGTTTAGAAGGTGGCGGAAAAAGTCGAGAAATTTAAATACTAATCAGAATACTGTGTTTTGTTAAAAGGTCATCTTTCTTTGAAAATTTGCTTGTGTAATTTCCAACTTTTTCTGTTCCTCAGGCACACATGTTTGCACCAAACCAAGAGCAGTTACACGTTATTAATCATTGTGAGGGGAAACCTTCAGACGGCAAGAGAAACGTACTGCAGGAGAGCGCCAGAATTGCCAGGGGTGACATCACCGATTTGGCCAAGTTAGACGTTTCAGCCTTTCATG from the Stigmatopora nigra isolate UIUO_SnigA chromosome 14, RoL_Snig_1.1, whole genome shotgun sequence genome contains:
- the LOC144207122 gene encoding uncharacterized protein LOC144207122, giving the protein MAQLHVSVGILGISAGCLLLLVNDYGSTPLKDLIPQTALGVLLLVISASVAYAGICRSLSGGSLFSFLCLTVSALWCASSLLYIMAGQGVLEVEDLRSSFVPGLAAIALALFVIAGVALLAKKLLLFIIAISISLASAHQIAKLSIEDFGRTAMAANYLLVCLFGGYFGFGHLLTTITHGRVEIPWAGVKTKVQVKTDKPRRCDDLALVGVVMNLLSASVLACPLLGVVPRLSVGHVPWLWTAGMLQLIVCILFYRALDPLSATFYGFTAVLKFAEGSSGLLSFYSIEPLSPVPFPVVFSLLFLTLTLFSCQKSLLEAIYHLLFVAYCVAIASHPRGFFQKGSQGVQAVIFIGSACMLLITTYNMVSVKKIPTGENLFKAFVTRRKGLTLRCHNNELHAPHLGYSKYANAEGLGHACGVIATFAITVGDRAAFSLLVLPWVVVAGGVLQLICGSVAFSRGKTFESTVFILYGTMWAVWGSTRYAGLYVNARGFNVAVGIIAFLMFNILVTIAALFVNMAWFVYALTFQLIIISFLMDSLGVLPYGYDIGVSIIFGLVSFYCFAAHIFNSTFQSPQIPLGKPLIKLSGVLGGKLSICPHLPARKATSVERIADIMKNGGICGVPTDTVYVLVAACNRPDAVVKAYKVKKQAQDRPMSIWLSSIKQLDPVRHLLSPQLLDFMEAAWPSSISMVIPRGPWMDAFGLGDAAKHIGTPQSIAIRNPDCSVATHLIDLVGPVAVTSANPTGEADTTHHNQVYAKLGDKVDGVLCDGPSPENIASTVVDCTNIEKGQIAFFRVGLIPKAKVLQIYEEVQRRHRQGQTNPVFETNEVETEVLLDDHAVVGAVWFSTRIGRSKSKWSGEITEVAGHSVVRDSDHNAVLGANAIISWSHSYTVMYASKYQEVNRSVVLWVYPI